In a single window of the Halomicroarcula saliterrae genome:
- a CDS encoding long-chain-fatty-acid--CoA ligase translates to MEKPLLVTDFLDRARRYYGDQEAIVATTGERYTYSEFGARADGFAAALAARGITKGDRVAVLDPNTHYHLEAAYGTMQLGAVHTPLNYRLVPDDFAYILNDADVDAIYADYEHAEKIAAVRDEVPTETFITNDTDAVDGDWDAFDDIVDTDASVERPPMDETDVITINYTSGTTGEPKGVCRTHRTETLHAYLVSLHQEIRDDDVYLWTLPMFHVNGWGHIYAVTGMGATHVCTRGVDAGGIFDTVRSENVSYLCGAPTVLNMLVDYYEDHDVATTGDSDVRIATAGSAPPEAVIRAVEDDFGWYLKHVYGATETGPLITTSDARRFFEDGSDARFGIKKRQGLGYLGTEVRVVDEDGDDVPEDDETLGEVVVRGNQVMDRYWNKPEATEEAFTDRIEGYYHTGDLATVDENGMIAIRDRKKDIIISGGENISSIELEDTLYEHDAVADVAVIPAPSSEWGETPKAFVVPASGDPGEPGTDVDELVAFTREHLATYKAVSQVEFVEALPTTATGKVQKYELRQREWDEEDRMIGEG, encoded by the coding sequence ATGGAGAAGCCACTGCTCGTGACCGACTTTCTCGACCGTGCGCGCCGATACTACGGCGACCAGGAAGCGATAGTCGCCACGACAGGCGAACGCTACACCTATTCGGAGTTCGGTGCGCGCGCCGACGGGTTCGCCGCGGCGCTCGCCGCCCGCGGGATAACGAAGGGCGACCGGGTGGCGGTGCTCGACCCGAACACGCACTACCACCTCGAAGCCGCCTACGGCACCATGCAACTCGGGGCGGTCCACACCCCGCTGAACTACCGACTCGTCCCCGACGACTTCGCGTACATACTGAACGACGCGGACGTCGACGCCATCTACGCGGACTACGAACACGCGGAGAAGATAGCGGCCGTGCGTGACGAGGTCCCGACTGAGACGTTCATCACGAACGACACCGACGCCGTCGACGGCGACTGGGACGCTTTCGACGACATCGTCGACACCGACGCGTCCGTCGAGCGCCCGCCGATGGACGAGACCGACGTCATCACAATCAACTACACCTCGGGGACGACGGGCGAGCCCAAAGGGGTCTGTCGGACACACCGCACCGAGACGCTCCACGCCTACCTCGTGAGCCTGCACCAGGAGATACGCGACGACGACGTCTACCTCTGGACGCTCCCGATGTTCCACGTCAACGGCTGGGGGCACATCTACGCGGTGACGGGGATGGGCGCGACACACGTCTGTACGCGCGGCGTCGACGCCGGCGGCATCTTCGATACCGTCCGCTCGGAGAACGTCTCCTACCTCTGTGGCGCGCCGACGGTGCTCAACATGCTCGTGGACTACTACGAGGACCACGACGTGGCCACGACCGGCGACAGCGACGTCCGTATCGCCACCGCCGGCAGCGCCCCGCCCGAAGCGGTCATCCGCGCCGTCGAGGACGATTTCGGCTGGTATCTCAAACACGTCTACGGGGCGACGGAGACGGGCCCGCTCATCACGACATCCGACGCCCGCCGCTTCTTCGAGGACGGGAGCGACGCCCGCTTCGGTATCAAGAAACGCCAGGGACTGGGCTATCTGGGCACGGAGGTCCGGGTCGTCGACGAGGACGGCGATGACGTGCCCGAGGACGACGAGACGCTCGGTGAAGTGGTCGTCCGGGGCAACCAAGTGATGGACCGCTACTGGAACAAGCCCGAGGCGACCGAGGAAGCGTTCACCGACCGCATCGAGGGGTACTACCACACCGGCGACCTCGCGACGGTCGACGAGAACGGGATGATAGCCATCCGGGACCGCAAGAAGGACATCATCATCTCCGGCGGCGAGAACATCTCCAGCATCGAACTGGAGGACACGCTGTACGAACACGACGCCGTCGCGGACGTGGCGGTCATCCCGGCCCCCAGCAGCGAGTGGGGCGAGACACCGAAGGCGTTCGTCGTCCCGGCGTCGGGCGACCCGGGCGAGCCCGGGACCGACGTGGACGAACTGGTCGCGTTCACCCGCGAGCATCTGGCGACCTACAAAGCCGTGAGCCAGGTCGAGTTCGTCGAGGCGCTCCCGACGACGGCGACCGGAAAGGTCCAGAAGTACGAACTCCGCCAGCGCGAGTGGGACGAGGAAGACCGGATGATAGGCGAGGGGTGA
- a CDS encoding PAS domain S-box protein, with product MFESSFQGTDAFLSRSMRVLLCLSNPRDRELLADQLRSDDLEVVTADGTEPVPQFDLCVVDTSRYPSVIDTVEARRGELGSVNLPVLLVLGPNDSEHAVGPYWDSIDDVLPVPTSGQTFRHRVDALLSTRRQSEQLALFARAMDDAQTGISIAHAGGDQELQYVNDAFLEVTGYERDEVLGRNCRFLQGPETDPETVRQIRSAIDAEEAVRVQLRNYRKNGEQWWNDLEIAPVYGEGGVTHFVGFQQDITEEVLRTQTLRRYEEIVTAAGDPIYALDGDLRFTLLNDATAAFSNSSEAEILGSHVERVFGDDHAEILGAAVLKLAESGTDRTTIGTVVQNAEGRPRRFQTTVAALPAQEFEGVVCVSRDITEDRERESRLSVLDRVLRHNLRNKLLVMLAQVEQIQSRSDDGAVLDAAGAIETAGEELLDLAETARQFKQTVDPAEDDSVGPVDVGSTTRHAVEETRIEHGQVAVAVDVPAPLWATAHDSFELAMTELLERAATADDVAEIVVELTADRADDTVAITVSHDGTGLDSVEMAALNSGIESDLQHTKGLGLWFVRWMTVNSGGRFSISGTEPGTRVELTLPLADSPGE from the coding sequence ATGTTCGAGTCGTCGTTCCAGGGGACGGACGCGTTCCTCAGCAGGTCGATGCGGGTCCTGCTGTGTCTCTCCAACCCCCGTGACCGGGAACTGCTGGCCGACCAGCTCCGCTCGGACGACCTCGAAGTCGTCACGGCCGATGGGACGGAGCCGGTCCCGCAGTTCGACCTCTGTGTCGTTGACACGTCGCGGTATCCGTCGGTTATCGACACCGTCGAAGCGCGGCGCGGGGAGCTGGGGTCGGTTAACCTGCCCGTGCTCCTGGTTCTGGGCCCCAACGATTCGGAGCATGCCGTCGGCCCGTACTGGGACAGTATCGACGACGTCCTGCCGGTCCCGACCTCGGGACAGACGTTCAGACACCGGGTGGACGCGCTGCTCAGCACGCGACGGCAGTCCGAACAGCTGGCGCTGTTCGCCCGGGCGATGGACGACGCACAGACGGGGATATCCATCGCCCACGCCGGTGGGGACCAGGAGCTGCAGTACGTGAACGACGCGTTTCTGGAGGTGACCGGTTACGAACGGGACGAAGTGCTGGGCCGCAACTGCCGGTTCCTGCAGGGGCCCGAGACGGACCCCGAGACGGTCCGACAGATCCGGTCGGCCATCGACGCGGAGGAGGCCGTCCGCGTCCAGTTGCGGAACTACCGAAAAAACGGCGAACAGTGGTGGAACGACCTCGAAATCGCTCCGGTGTACGGTGAGGGCGGTGTCACCCACTTCGTCGGCTTCCAGCAGGATATCACGGAAGAGGTCCTGCGGACCCAGACGCTCCGGCGCTACGAGGAGATAGTCACAGCCGCGGGGGACCCCATCTACGCGCTCGACGGCGACCTCCGCTTTACGCTCCTGAACGATGCGACGGCGGCGTTCTCCAACTCGTCTGAGGCGGAGATTCTGGGGAGCCACGTCGAGCGTGTCTTCGGCGACGACCACGCCGAGATACTGGGCGCGGCGGTCCTGAAACTCGCGGAGTCGGGCACCGACCGGACGACTATCGGCACCGTGGTCCAGAACGCCGAGGGTCGACCACGACGCTTCCAGACGACGGTCGCCGCGCTCCCGGCCCAGGAGTTCGAGGGCGTCGTCTGTGTCAGCCGCGACATCACGGAAGACCGGGAGCGCGAATCGCGCCTCTCGGTGCTCGACCGCGTCCTGCGGCACAACCTCCGCAACAAGCTGCTGGTGATGCTGGCACAGGTCGAACAGATACAGAGCCGGAGCGACGACGGCGCCGTCCTCGACGCTGCGGGGGCCATCGAGACGGCCGGCGAGGAACTGCTCGACCTCGCCGAGACGGCCCGGCAGTTCAAGCAGACCGTCGACCCGGCGGAAGACGACTCCGTCGGACCCGTCGACGTCGGCAGCACCACCCGCCACGCGGTCGAGGAGACTAGGATAGAGCACGGACAGGTCGCGGTCGCCGTCGACGTCCCGGCCCCGCTGTGGGCGACCGCCCACGACTCCTTCGAGCTCGCGATGACCGAGTTGCTGGAGCGAGCGGCGACGGCCGACGACGTGGCGGAGATCGTCGTCGAGCTGACCGCGGACCGCGCCGACGACACCGTCGCTATCACTGTCAGCCACGACGGGACCGGGCTGGACAGCGTCGAGATGGCTGCGCTCAACTCCGGTATCGAGTCCGACCTCCAGCACACCAAGGGACTGGGGCTGTGGTTCGTCCGCTGGATGACCGTAAACAGCGGCGGGAGGTTCAGTATCTCGGGCACCGAGCCGGGGACCCGGGTCGAACTGACGCTCCCGCTGGCCGACTCGCCCGGGGAGTGA
- a CDS encoding ATPase domain-containing protein has translation MASPDSSRVSSGLAGLDEILDGGFIDERTYSIRGESGTGKTILGYHFLTAGAAAGETGLYFAFEETAKDITANAASLGFDLSDVVIEDMSPSATQFMEDGTYTVFGPGEVEASGIVSRISDAVASNDPDRVFIDPLTLLRHLTPDEYQFKRTAASLMSYMKERGVTTLFTTQATATQSDEDLQYLADGSVTLRRTDRGREIAVEKFRGSGFRGGTHGLRIDGGRGLTVFPSLVPDDHRQPFSYERLSSDIDEFDELLGGGIERGSITLVSGPSGVGKSTTGTALACASARRGERAAAFLFEESEHSFSHRSDAIGLGVSELREAGSLEVHEVEPLRISADEFAQRVRESVEARDTEFVLLDGTAGYRLALQNPDRELRAELHALCRYLRNMGVTVALTDELSSVTGTFQASDSHVSYLADNVVFIRYIEVGGEIRKAVGVLKKRFGQFESTLRAFRIEDDGIHIGDTLSDLRGVLTGTPTRQTD, from the coding sequence ATGGCTTCCCCTGATTCTTCGCGCGTGTCCTCGGGGCTCGCTGGACTCGACGAGATTCTCGACGGTGGGTTCATCGACGAGCGGACCTACAGCATCCGTGGCGAATCGGGGACCGGGAAGACGATTCTCGGCTACCACTTCCTGACGGCCGGGGCAGCGGCCGGCGAGACCGGGCTCTACTTCGCCTTCGAGGAGACCGCGAAGGACATCACGGCCAACGCGGCCTCGCTCGGGTTCGACCTCAGCGACGTGGTTATCGAGGACATGAGCCCCTCCGCGACGCAGTTCATGGAGGACGGCACCTACACTGTCTTCGGCCCGGGCGAGGTCGAAGCCAGCGGCATCGTCTCGCGAATCAGCGACGCGGTCGCCAGCAACGACCCCGACCGGGTGTTCATCGATCCGCTCACGCTGCTTCGCCACCTGACGCCCGACGAGTACCAGTTCAAGCGGACCGCGGCGTCGCTGATGAGCTACATGAAAGAACGGGGCGTAACGACGCTGTTTACCACGCAGGCGACGGCCACCCAGTCGGACGAGGACCTGCAGTACCTCGCGGACGGCTCGGTGACGCTGCGCCGCACCGACCGGGGCCGCGAAATCGCGGTCGAGAAGTTCCGCGGCTCGGGGTTCCGGGGCGGTACCCACGGGCTCCGCATCGACGGCGGGCGCGGGCTGACGGTGTTCCCGAGCCTCGTTCCCGACGACCACCGACAGCCGTTCAGCTACGAGCGGCTGTCGAGCGACATCGACGAGTTCGACGAGCTGCTCGGGGGCGGCATCGAGCGGGGGAGCATCACCCTCGTCAGCGGACCCAGCGGCGTCGGCAAGTCCACGACCGGGACGGCACTGGCCTGTGCCAGCGCGCGCCGCGGCGAGCGCGCGGCGGCGTTCCTGTTCGAGGAGTCCGAACACAGTTTCAGCCACCGCTCGGACGCCATCGGCCTGGGCGTGAGCGAACTGCGGGAGGCGGGCTCGCTGGAGGTTCACGAGGTCGAACCGCTGCGTATCTCGGCCGACGAGTTCGCCCAGCGGGTCCGGGAGAGCGTCGAGGCGCGTGACACAGAGTTCGTCCTGCTCGACGGGACCGCGGGCTACCGGCTGGCCCTGCAAAACCCCGACCGCGAGCTCCGGGCGGAGCTCCACGCGCTCTGTCGGTATCTCCGGAACATGGGCGTGACCGTCGCCCTGACGGACGAGCTATCGTCGGTGACGGGGACGTTCCAGGCGTCTGACTCCCACGTCAGCTACCTCGCCGACAACGTGGTGTTCATCCGCTACATCGAGGTCGGCGGCGAGATACGGAAGGCCGTCGGCGTGCTGAAAAAGCGGTTCGGACAGTTCGAGTCCACGCTCAGGGCGTTTCGTATCGAGGACGACGGCATCCACATCGGTGACACCCTCTCCGACCTCCGCGGTGTCCTGACGGGGACGCCGACGCGACAGACCGACTGA
- a CDS encoding 1,4-dihydroxy-2-naphthoate polyprenyltransferase: MSTATADISKREAWLMAARPQTLPAGAAPVVVGAGLAVHADVFAPLVALGALVGALLIQVGTNFANDYYDAVKGADTDEREGFTRVTAGGLIEPSSVKRAMLLTYGLAVVVGVALVAIGGVPIVAVGLSGIAAGILYTGGPFPYGYRGLGDLFVFVYFGLVAVTGTYYVQAVATNPAVGTFPTTLPAGSVPVDAVVASLPAAGLSTAILVVNNIRDRETDMAAGKKTLAVYLGYGPSRAEFVALVGMAYVVPVLFALDPAYGPAALAPLLTIPLAARTGKTVLTRTDGESLNPTLERVGQTLFLHSLLFAAGLALPRLL, translated from the coding sequence ATGAGTACCGCGACGGCGGATATCTCGAAACGCGAGGCGTGGCTCATGGCCGCCAGGCCACAGACGCTGCCGGCCGGCGCCGCGCCGGTCGTGGTTGGCGCGGGGCTGGCGGTCCACGCGGACGTCTTCGCCCCGCTCGTGGCGCTGGGCGCGCTCGTCGGGGCACTCCTCATCCAGGTCGGGACGAACTTCGCGAACGACTACTACGACGCGGTCAAGGGCGCCGACACGGACGAACGCGAGGGCTTTACCCGCGTGACGGCTGGCGGGCTCATCGAACCGTCGTCGGTCAAGCGGGCGATGCTACTGACCTACGGGCTGGCCGTCGTCGTCGGCGTGGCCCTGGTCGCCATCGGCGGCGTCCCCATCGTCGCCGTCGGGCTGTCGGGTATCGCCGCCGGCATCCTCTACACCGGCGGCCCGTTCCCCTACGGCTACCGCGGGCTGGGGGACCTCTTCGTCTTCGTCTACTTCGGCCTCGTCGCCGTCACCGGGACCTACTACGTGCAGGCCGTGGCGACCAATCCCGCCGTCGGCACCTTCCCGACGACGCTCCCGGCCGGGAGCGTGCCCGTCGACGCCGTGGTCGCCAGCCTCCCGGCCGCGGGGCTCTCGACGGCTATCCTCGTCGTCAACAACATCCGCGACCGCGAGACCGACATGGCCGCGGGCAAGAAGACGCTGGCCGTCTACCTGGGGTACGGCCCCAGTCGGGCGGAGTTCGTCGCGCTGGTCGGGATGGCCTACGTCGTCCCCGTCCTCTTCGCGCTCGACCCGGCCTACGGACCGGCGGCGCTCGCACCGCTGCTGACCATCCCGCTGGCCGCGAGGACGGGCAAGACCGTCCTGACACGCACCGACGGTGAGTCGCTGAACCCGACGCTCGAACGGGTCGGCCAGACGCTGTTCCTGCACTCGTTGCTCTTCGCTGCGGGGCTTGCGCTCCCACGGCTGCTATGA
- a CDS encoding mandelate racemase/muconate lactonizing enzyme family protein: MNTTPFSLPLSSPLATASGTIEERDGLVVRYDHRGHTGVGEATPLPGWTESLPDCRAALASAATAEIAGGHAAAMLELAADSVPAARHGFATALLDADARADGVPLYQWFDADRRCQSVPVNATVGDGAPAATADAVAEADDAGFDCCKLKVGARSVEDDIERLRAVRERVGDDLTLRADANGAWRPAEAERAFEVFADYGVDYVEQPLPADDLDGHAALRGGPVGVALDESLVHRRADTVLSADAADVLILKPMVLGGPGNAYTLAMRARDHGVEPVVTTTIDGVVARLAALHVAAGVPDIGACGLATGDRLAHDLAPDPATLSGGRLSVPQTDGLGLDPAEVSPDA; encoded by the coding sequence ATGAACACGACGCCGTTCTCGCTCCCGCTGTCCAGCCCGCTCGCGACGGCCAGTGGCACCATCGAGGAGCGCGACGGGCTCGTGGTGCGCTACGACCACCGCGGCCACACCGGCGTCGGCGAGGCCACGCCGCTCCCGGGGTGGACGGAGTCGCTCCCCGACTGCCGGGCGGCGCTAGCGAGCGCCGCCACCGCCGAGATAGCGGGCGGCCACGCCGCCGCGATGCTCGAACTCGCCGCCGACAGCGTTCCCGCGGCCCGTCACGGTTTCGCCACCGCACTGCTCGACGCCGACGCGCGGGCCGACGGGGTGCCGCTCTACCAGTGGTTCGACGCCGACCGCCGCTGTCAGTCGGTGCCGGTCAACGCCACCGTCGGCGACGGCGCTCCCGCGGCGACCGCCGACGCGGTCGCGGAGGCCGACGACGCCGGCTTCGACTGCTGCAAGCTGAAGGTCGGTGCCCGCTCGGTCGAAGACGATATCGAACGCCTCCGTGCCGTCCGGGAGCGCGTCGGGGACGACCTGACGCTGCGAGCCGACGCCAACGGCGCGTGGCGCCCCGCCGAAGCCGAGCGGGCGTTCGAGGTCTTCGCCGACTACGGCGTCGACTACGTCGAACAACCCCTTCCGGCCGACGACCTCGACGGCCACGCCGCGCTCCGTGGCGGCCCCGTCGGCGTCGCCCTCGACGAGTCGCTCGTCCACCGTCGGGCCGACACGGTGCTCTCGGCCGACGCCGCGGACGTGCTGATACTGAAGCCGATGGTGCTCGGCGGCCCGGGCAACGCCTACACGCTGGCGATGCGGGCTCGCGACCACGGCGTCGAGCCGGTCGTCACGACCACTATCGACGGCGTCGTCGCCCGGCTGGCCGCGCTCCACGTCGCCGCCGGCGTCCCCGACATCGGCGCCTGCGGGCTGGCAACCGGGGACCGGCTGGCGCACGACCTCGCGCCCGACCCCGCCACGCTGTCCGGCGGGCGGCTCTCGGTCCCACAGACCGACGGCCTCGGACTCGACCCGGCGGAGGTGAGCCCCGATGCGTGA
- a CDS encoding class I adenylate-forming enzyme family protein, whose protein sequence is MREPVEWPTRDLLSHRAETTPERTAVVDAETGAERSYREFDAAADSVAAAVDGLADTAGGRVATLVDTRPAVGRLLYGVWRTGRTYAALNVDLAADTLGAQLDALDADLLVCERATEELAATVADCPVASVDEPTTGAVERLETVESSTVAVEPAERSRDETALILFTSGTTSEPKGVRLTVGNLVASATASAFRLGVRPGDRWLVCLPTYHMGGLAPFVRAALYGTAVVVQREFEPAATARLLDDHGVTGVSLVPTMCKRLVDAGWAPGDSLGAVLLGGGPADPDLVERCLAREIPVCPTYGMTETASQIATALPETARRYPDTVGQPLVCTDVTVLADGDPAGPNETGEIVVSGPTVTPGYLDDDATAAAFGPHGFHTGDRGYRDEDGRLWVVGRVDDRILTGGENVEAGTVAAVIGECNGVEDAAIVGMPDEEWGQRVGALVVGTADEETILAHCRDELAPYEVPKTVRVVDALPRTPSGTVDRDAVRRLLQS, encoded by the coding sequence ATGCGTGAACCGGTCGAGTGGCCCACGCGTGACCTGCTCTCCCACCGGGCTGAGACCACGCCCGAACGGACGGCCGTGGTCGACGCCGAAACCGGCGCGGAGCGGTCCTACCGAGAGTTCGACGCCGCCGCCGATTCGGTCGCCGCCGCCGTCGACGGTCTGGCCGATACGGCCGGCGGTCGCGTCGCCACGCTCGTCGATACACGGCCCGCGGTCGGGCGGCTCCTCTACGGCGTCTGGCGCACCGGCCGGACGTACGCGGCGCTGAACGTCGACCTCGCCGCGGACACGCTGGGGGCCCAGCTCGACGCGCTCGACGCCGACCTGCTGGTCTGTGAGCGCGCGACAGAGGAGCTGGCCGCGACTGTCGCCGACTGCCCCGTCGCGTCCGTGGACGAGCCGACAACCGGGGCCGTCGAGCGCCTCGAAACCGTGGAATCGTCGACGGTCGCCGTGGAACCGGCCGAGCGCTCCCGGGACGAGACGGCGCTAATTCTGTTCACCTCGGGGACGACGAGCGAGCCCAAAGGGGTCAGACTCACCGTCGGCAACCTCGTCGCGAGCGCGACGGCCTCGGCGTTCCGGCTGGGCGTTCGGCCCGGCGACCGCTGGCTTGTCTGTCTCCCGACCTACCACATGGGCGGGCTGGCCCCCTTCGTGCGGGCCGCGCTCTACGGGACGGCGGTCGTCGTCCAGCGCGAGTTCGAGCCCGCCGCGACGGCCCGACTGCTGGACGACCACGGCGTGACCGGCGTCTCCCTCGTGCCGACGATGTGCAAGCGCCTCGTCGACGCTGGGTGGGCGCCCGGGGACTCGCTCGGGGCCGTCCTGCTGGGCGGCGGGCCGGCCGACCCCGACCTCGTCGAGCGCTGTCTGGCCCGGGAGATTCCGGTCTGTCCGACCTACGGCATGACCGAGACGGCCTCCCAGATAGCCACGGCGCTGCCGGAGACGGCGAGACGGTACCCGGACACCGTCGGTCAGCCGCTGGTCTGTACGGACGTGACCGTCCTCGCAGACGGCGACCCGGCCGGCCCCAACGAGACGGGGGAAATCGTCGTCTCGGGGCCGACCGTGACGCCCGGCTACCTCGACGACGACGCGACTGCGGCCGCGTTCGGCCCCCACGGCTTCCACACGGGCGACCGCGGCTACCGGGACGAGGACGGCCGCCTGTGGGTTGTCGGCCGCGTCGACGACCGAATCCTCACCGGCGGGGAGAACGTCGAGGCCGGGACCGTCGCCGCTGTCATCGGAGAGTGCAACGGCGTCGAGGACGCCGCCATCGTCGGCATGCCCGACGAGGAGTGGGGCCAGCGAGTGGGCGCGCTCGTAGTCGGGACTGCCGACGAGGAGACGATTCTGGCCCACTGCCGCGACGAACTCGCCCCCTACGAGGTGCCGAAGACGGTGCGCGTCGTCGACGCGCTCCCGCGGACGCCGTCGGGGACGGTCGACCGGGACGCCGTCCGACGACTGCTACAGTCCTAG
- a CDS encoding NRDE family protein produces the protein MCTIALAWQVFEETPIAFAANRDELLDRPSEPPQRRQWGREVVAPADAEAEGTWEGYNEDGLLVAVTNRWVDAELAGERSRGLLVRDCLSHESAEAAARAVEGAVREAEYAGFNLLLADENAAILLEWDGQLAVRNVQPGVHVVINVGADGDYRIPSHRPDAGERQATNADRLRETLQVEAGESVDSWLDRAGETIADHDYGVCVHGDGFGTRSSSLIALGENARYEFADGPPCRTEYRPVEGQI, from the coding sequence GTGTGTACCATCGCCCTCGCCTGGCAGGTGTTCGAAGAGACGCCGATAGCCTTCGCGGCCAACCGCGACGAACTGCTCGACAGACCGTCGGAACCGCCCCAGCGCCGACAGTGGGGGCGCGAGGTCGTCGCGCCGGCCGACGCCGAGGCCGAGGGGACGTGGGAGGGGTACAACGAGGACGGCCTGCTGGTCGCCGTCACCAACCGCTGGGTGGACGCTGAGCTCGCGGGCGAGCGTTCCCGGGGCCTTCTCGTTCGGGACTGCTTGAGCCACGAGTCGGCCGAGGCGGCCGCCCGCGCCGTCGAGGGGGCCGTCCGCGAAGCCGAATACGCCGGCTTCAATCTCCTGCTGGCCGACGAGAACGCCGCCATCCTGCTGGAGTGGGACGGCCAGCTCGCGGTGCGGAACGTCCAGCCCGGGGTCCACGTCGTCATCAACGTCGGTGCGGACGGGGACTACCGGATTCCGAGTCACCGGCCCGACGCGGGCGAGCGGCAGGCGACCAACGCCGACCGGCTGCGCGAGACGCTGCAGGTCGAAGCCGGCGAGTCGGTCGATTCGTGGCTGGACCGCGCCGGCGAGACCATCGCCGACCACGACTACGGCGTCTGCGTCCACGGCGACGGCTTTGGCACCCGCTCCTCGTCGCTCATCGCACTGGGCGAGAACGCTCGCTACGAGTTCGCCGACGGCCCGCCCTGTCGCACCGAGTACCGCCCCGTCGAAGGCCAGATTTAA
- a CDS encoding helix-turn-helix transcriptional regulator: MSSATSEADLSEDERAGLELIRESGGIHQSDFWKELDVSSRKGSRIVESLFEKGLIQREDTVYEGHNTYFLTPAARDLEFSLLMAGDQLSPFIGDEEVDPHDDTFSQWVMTLAYEDG, translated from the coding sequence ATGAGTTCGGCAACGTCGGAGGCGGACCTCTCTGAGGACGAGCGTGCCGGATTGGAGCTTATCCGCGAATCCGGCGGCATCCACCAGAGCGACTTCTGGAAGGAGCTCGACGTCTCCTCCCGGAAGGGTAGTCGCATCGTCGAGTCCCTCTTCGAGAAAGGGCTCATCCAGCGCGAAGACACCGTGTACGAGGGCCACAACACCTACTTCCTCACGCCCGCGGCCCGGGACCTGGAGTTCAGTCTGCTGATGGCCGGCGACCAGCTCTCCCCGTTTATCGGCGACGAGGAGGTCGACCCGCACGACGACACCTTCTCGCAGTGGGTCATGACGCTGGCCTACGAGGACGGATAG
- a CDS encoding DUF7490 domain-containing protein: MRRETLLGGAIGAVVLTMVVGLVAIPGALAEPPEELRESRLEMQQPYVEATAVGGETVTLSLSARLAHRGGPADNVTVETRAVDTETGLVETTERLSLGTLDGDRDVPYTTNITVERAGSYRIETEVYADGRRATTHSGTVSNLDALVPASARSAVRFHEFDDASADLEAISYRIVDVRDNESRLNVTTYLTNTGDDAAGGVEVQLRARQAESNVIADADTVTVGEIRPGRTRTVSTELAVPDGYDYWLDGILSSDGVIVGTERSVADLDPTETLRANTTTRETGFRSDDFVRRTESGGDRDRSNEESQLTTGGSGPGFTVGTGLAALALAALVAIRRQI, from the coding sequence GTGCGACGTGAAACCCTCCTCGGCGGCGCTATCGGTGCTGTCGTCCTGACGATGGTCGTCGGTCTAGTCGCGATTCCCGGTGCCCTCGCCGAGCCCCCGGAGGAGCTGCGTGAGAGCCGGCTGGAGATGCAACAGCCGTACGTCGAAGCCACGGCGGTGGGCGGTGAGACCGTGACGCTCTCGCTGTCGGCTCGACTGGCACACCGCGGCGGGCCGGCCGACAACGTCACCGTCGAGACGCGGGCCGTCGACACCGAGACAGGGCTGGTCGAGACGACCGAACGGCTGTCACTCGGAACGCTCGATGGCGACCGGGACGTGCCCTACACGACGAACATCACCGTCGAGCGGGCGGGGAGCTACCGAATCGAGACCGAGGTGTACGCCGACGGGCGCAGAGCGACGACCCACAGCGGGACGGTGTCGAACCTCGATGCGCTCGTGCCGGCGTCGGCCCGCTCCGCTGTCCGCTTTCACGAGTTCGACGACGCGAGCGCGGACTTGGAGGCCATCTCTTACCGCATCGTCGACGTCCGGGACAACGAATCGCGGCTCAACGTGACGACCTACCTCACGAACACCGGTGACGACGCCGCCGGCGGCGTCGAGGTCCAGCTGCGAGCCAGACAGGCCGAGTCCAACGTCATCGCGGACGCCGACACCGTGACGGTCGGGGAGATACGGCCCGGTCGGACCCGCACTGTCAGCACCGAACTCGCCGTGCCGGACGGCTACGACTACTGGCTCGACGGCATCCTCAGCTCCGACGGCGTCATCGTCGGCACGGAGCGGTCCGTCGCCGATCTCGACCCGACCGAGACACTCCGAGCGAACACGACGACGAGAGAGACCGGGTTCCGGTCGGACGACTTCGTCCGCCGGACCGAATCGGGAGGCGACCGCGACCGGTCGAACGAGGAGTCACAGTTGACCACCGGCGGCAGCGGCCCCGGCTTCACCGTCGGGACGGGGCTCGCCGCCCTCGCGCTCGCCGCCCTCGTAGCTATCCGGAGACAGATATGA